From the genome of Primulina huaijiensis isolate GDHJ02 chromosome 11, ASM1229523v2, whole genome shotgun sequence:
TTACTTGGGAAATTGTCATTTGGCGTATATTATTGTGCAatagtaaatgataaaaatgtCAAATTCAGTACTAACACGATATAATGTAATATGTATTGCATTTGCTCCAATTGACCCTTGCACTGATTTTCAAAATGACATTACGCCAGAAAACTCTAATTTCATTTATTTCAAGACGTTGCTAGATTATGGCGAGATATTACAGACACGACTTGACCTCTTCCAATCACCTCCAGTCCTCGAGTGTCAGGCGCCAGTTCGCGCTAAAGGGCTCAATATGAGCTCCCCCGGATATAAGCAAAATAAGGGATTAACTTTGAAGTTCAATAGAAACACATACATACAAGTAACAAAGTGATTTCACCACACAATTTTAAGTTACACATTCAGCTTATTTTCTGGCCTGCTATGATAAGCATTATCCGTATGACAATTAAGAAAATCTTGGTCAATTTGACTTTAAAACATATAACCGAATTTGAGAATAAACTATAACATCACACCCACTCCCCTGCCTTCCAATGCCTATTGTTTCAGTGAAATTATCGTCATCATCTTACTATTATATGGGACTGTTACCCCTCACAAGCGAACCTCGTCGGTGACCACCAACAATCACATCTTTAAGTCGAGTCATTGGACCAAGCATCGTACCCATTCTCTgtaaatgagagaaaatatcgGAGCGACTTAGCAAAATAATAAAgctatatgcatatgatatcAGGCAGTAAATAACCAGAGCCTTGAAGACTAAGGCTTAATCATCACTATTATTGCATCAATTATGAAACCAAAAACATCAATACTTCAAAGATTAGGCCTTAAGTTTCTGCACAATTTATGTTCAGGTAAGGAAGATCGATGAggatataaaaagtaataaatacCATTATTGTGGGAAtcacaataaaaagaaaaaatattgtgATTAAATAAAAGCACAACGAGATTCACAGTTCtccaataaaaatttaaagttgaTCAGATGGTAGGGTCGAAATGGATTAGTAAATCGATTGGTATGTTATCAAAGCTTCACATCCTTGCATGAATCAAAGTTTTCTTCCCGGAGAAAATAGATAACAGGTAAATATAAATGAAAAGACAGAAAGATCGACACACATGAATAAACACCGAACGAAGAGAATAAAACTAAAAATGTCTATGTCCAAGTAGAGGAGCAGGGGAGTAACTGAGGTTAAAATGCAATTGCATGGGATGGCTAACATGTGTGACTTTGAGAGTTCTTGTGAATGagcaattaaaaataacaagcTCCATATCATATAAGGCTTTTTGTCTACTATTGAAATAAGCAAAATTTAGTTGCCCGTGTGCAAGCTTTTTTCCAGTGTGGAAAAAACTATAATATACGATAGTCAACAATGCCACAAGGAACATGGATTCTTAATACAAGTCCCAAATTGCCAATACACACATCAGACTGAAAAACATTACCTCATGTTTAATACCAGACTGCCACTTGAGGTTCAAAGTCTGCCACCTCTCTTGCTGCCACCGATGACCAATAATCACAAGTCCCATAACAGCCGCAGCAATGCAGATAGACCAAAATGTATTTGCCTCTTTTGCATTGGCATACAAAGAAATAATTCGCCTTCTCCACCAAGTTTCAGAAGGAAGTTTGTAATCATCATAATTGTTTCCATCAACAGGTTTCTCTAAACTATTTAAGCTTGGATCTGATGCACAGTCAGTACCTTCAATCATATCATCCATCCTCCCAATCTCTTCAATCATATTAGAATCCACAAGGTCAGCTTCGCTGTACACTGAACTAAATGTCGCACTGCTGTAAATGCTCTGCTCTTCGTCATAGGCCAAGCCTTTTTTAAAGTCTGAGCTCCTGACAGGTAACCTGCTACCTTTTTCATCAAATATCGGAGTTCCAGAATATACATCGGGCATCAATCCTTTGATACTCAAGTTTTCTTCATCCTTCAGATAAGATTTTTTCCCTTCCTCCACAATCAACTGAGAAACATCATTTTTACCGCCCATTTCATTTTGTATCTCGACATCTTCAGGTTT
Proteins encoded in this window:
- the LOC140987890 gene encoding ATG8-interacting protein 2-like gives rise to the protein MENNEEGGEEPVTRGNEWEVVSLTESAYGAAPGPKEDDSGHNSQVKLNNENEAETSTAMFMSGHFIFPPSQHENLPLKPEDVEIQNEMGGKNDVSQLIVEEGKKSYLKDEENLSIKGLMPDVYSGTPIFDEKGSRLPVRSSDFKKGLAYDEEQSIYSSATFSSVYSEADLVDSNMIEEIGRMDDMIEGTDCASDPSLNSLEKPVDGNNYDDYKLPSETWWRRRIISLYANAKEANTFWSICIAAAVMGLVIIGHRWQQERWQTLNLKWQSGIKHERMGTMLGPMTRLKDVIVGGHRRGSLVRGNSPI